A genomic window from Micromonospora ferruginea includes:
- the groL gene encoding chaperonin GroEL (60 kDa chaperone family; promotes refolding of misfolded polypeptides especially under stressful conditions; forms two stacked rings of heptamers to form a barrel-shaped 14mer; ends can be capped by GroES; misfolded proteins enter the barrel where they are refolded when GroES binds) yields MAKMIAFDEEARRGLERGMNQLADAVKVTLGPRGRNVVLEKKWGAPTITNDGVSIAKEIELEDPYEKIGAELVKEVAKKTDDVAGDGTTTATVLAQALVREGLRNVAAGANPMALKRGIEAAVANVSEELLKLAKDVETKEQIASTASISAGDTTVGEIIAEAMDKVGKEGVITVEESNTFGLELELTEGMRFDKGYISAYFMTDPERMEAVFDDPYILIVNSKISSVKDLLPILEKVMQSGKPLLIIAEDLEGEALATLVVNKVRGTFKSVAVKAPGFGDRRKAMLTDIAILAGGQVISEEVGLKLDAVNLDMLGRARKVVVTKDETTIVDGAGDAEQIQGRVNQIRAEIDKSDSDYDREKLQERLAKLAGGVAVIKVGAATEVELKERKHRIEDAVRNAKAAVEEGIVPGGGVALVQAGKTAFDKLDLSGDEATGAQIVKIALDAPLRQIAVNAGLEGGVVVERVRNLDPGHGLNAASGEYVDLLAAGIIDPAKVTRSALQNAASIAALFLTTEAVVADKPEKTPAAPAGPGGGDMDF; encoded by the coding sequence ATGGCCAAGATGATCGCGTTCGACGAAGAGGCGCGCCGCGGCCTCGAGCGGGGCATGAACCAGCTCGCCGACGCCGTGAAGGTGACGCTCGGCCCGAGGGGCCGCAACGTCGTGCTCGAGAAGAAGTGGGGTGCCCCCACCATCACCAACGATGGTGTGAGCATCGCCAAGGAGATCGAGCTCGAGGACCCGTACGAGAAGATCGGCGCCGAGCTGGTCAAGGAGGTCGCGAAGAAGACCGACGACGTCGCCGGTGACGGCACGACGACGGCGACCGTCCTGGCCCAGGCCCTGGTTCGCGAGGGTCTGCGCAACGTGGCCGCCGGCGCCAACCCGATGGCCCTGAAGCGGGGCATCGAGGCCGCCGTCGCCAACGTCTCGGAGGAGCTGCTCAAGCTCGCCAAGGACGTGGAGACCAAGGAGCAGATCGCCTCCACCGCCTCCATCTCCGCCGGTGACACCACCGTCGGTGAGATCATCGCCGAGGCGATGGACAAGGTGGGCAAGGAAGGCGTCATCACCGTCGAGGAGAGCAACACCTTCGGCCTCGAGCTCGAGCTCACCGAGGGCATGCGCTTCGACAAGGGCTACATCTCCGCCTACTTCATGACCGACCCGGAGCGTATGGAGGCCGTCTTCGACGACCCCTACATCCTGATCGTCAACAGCAAGATCTCGTCGGTGAAGGACCTGCTCCCGATCCTGGAGAAGGTCATGCAGTCGGGCAAGCCGCTGCTGATCATCGCCGAGGACCTGGAGGGCGAGGCCCTGGCCACCCTGGTGGTCAACAAGGTCCGGGGCACCTTCAAGTCGGTCGCCGTCAAGGCGCCGGGCTTCGGTGACCGCCGCAAGGCCATGCTGACCGACATCGCGATCCTCGCCGGTGGCCAGGTCATCAGCGAGGAGGTCGGCCTCAAGCTGGACGCCGTCAACCTCGACATGCTGGGCCGCGCCCGCAAGGTCGTGGTGACCAAGGACGAGACCACCATCGTCGACGGCGCCGGTGACGCCGAGCAGATCCAGGGCCGGGTCAACCAGATCCGGGCCGAGATCGACAAGAGCGACTCCGACTACGACCGGGAGAAGCTGCAGGAGCGTCTGGCCAAGCTGGCCGGCGGTGTTGCGGTGATCAAGGTCGGCGCGGCCACCGAGGTCGAGCTGAAGGAGCGCAAGCACCGCATCGAGGACGCCGTCCGCAACGCGAAGGCCGCCGTCGAGGAGGGCATCGTCCCGGGTGGTGGCGTCGCGCTGGTGCAGGCCGGCAAGACCGCCTTCGACAAGCTGGACCTGTCCGGCGACGAGGCGACCGGCGCGCAGATCGTCAAGATCGCGCTGGACGCCCCGCTGCGGCAGATCGCCGTCAACGCCGGCCTCGAGGGTGGCGTCGTCGTCGAGCGGGTTCGCAACCTCGACCCGGGTCACGGCCTCAACGCCGCGTCCGGCGAGTACGTGGACCTGCTGGCCGCCGGCATCATCGACCCGGCCAAGGTGACGCGTTCCGCGCTGCAGAACGCCGCCTCGATCGCCGCGCTGTTCCTCACCACCGAGGCCGTCGTGGCGGACAAGCCGGAGAAGACCCCGGCCGCCCCGGCCGGCCCGGGTGGCGGGGACATGGACTTCTGA
- a CDS encoding GNAT family N-acetyltransferase, whose product MEIIELGPDRLPEVVDLCRRALDLPEDAAEAPAVVATLADRAAADRPVLRLGAVRDGTLLGVLLGSLSATDPERGHVDLIAVAPAERRRGVGTALLAGAEARLAALGASELLLAGNPPHYAWPGIDVRYTPAVCAALRLGFRQDRTAWNMTAALTEGSPALRPTEAAERRLAAGGVTVRRAEPADLPALSAFARSVFGGTWDGELAGSVGRPDAGTHLAERDGEILGFAAYGSARPSWFGPMGTAPAAEGSGIGGVLLRRCLRDQAAAGITAAQIGWVGPVPFYSGAAGARIERVFFLYRKGIKRA is encoded by the coding sequence ATGGAGATCATCGAGCTGGGTCCGGACCGGCTGCCCGAGGTCGTCGACCTGTGCCGGCGGGCGCTGGACCTGCCGGAGGACGCGGCCGAGGCGCCGGCCGTGGTGGCCACGCTGGCCGACCGGGCGGCGGCCGACCGCCCGGTGCTGCGGCTCGGCGCGGTCCGCGACGGCACGCTGCTCGGGGTCCTGCTCGGGTCGCTGTCGGCGACCGATCCGGAGCGCGGCCACGTCGACCTGATCGCGGTGGCGCCGGCGGAGCGCCGCCGGGGCGTCGGCACGGCGCTGCTGGCCGGGGCGGAGGCGCGGCTGGCCGCGCTCGGCGCGTCCGAGCTGCTGCTGGCCGGGAACCCGCCGCACTACGCGTGGCCGGGCATCGACGTCCGCTACACCCCGGCGGTGTGCGCCGCGCTGCGGCTCGGCTTCCGGCAGGACCGGACGGCCTGGAACATGACCGCCGCGCTGACCGAGGGGTCGCCGGCGCTGCGCCCGACCGAGGCGGCCGAGCGGCGGCTGGCCGCCGGGGGCGTGACGGTACGCCGGGCCGAGCCGGCGGACCTGCCGGCGCTGAGCGCGTTCGCCCGCTCGGTGTTCGGCGGCACCTGGGACGGTGAGCTGGCCGGCTCGGTGGGCCGCCCGGACGCGGGCACCCACCTGGCCGAGCGGGACGGTGAGATCCTCGGCTTCGCCGCGTACGGGTCGGCGCGGCCGAGCTGGTTCGGGCCGATGGGCACCGCCCCGGCGGCCGAGGGCTCCGGGATCGGCGGGGTGCTGCTGCGGCGCTGCCTGCGGGACCAGGCGGCGGCCGGGATCACCGCGGCGCAGATCGGCTGGGTGGGGCCGGTGCCGTTCTACTCCGGCGCGGCCGGCGCCCGGATCGAGCGCGTCTTCTTCCTCTACCGGAAGGGCATCAAACGGGCATAA
- a CDS encoding S8 family serine peptidase yields MTMLTGPPAAPVPQPPRETGPWPVVAAVATGVWAVLVTVPGQVTGWLVDQVVLVTGVDRVVAGWPLVAVVTALLVGGPALALALLPRSPAVRAAGRAWTGGAVALGAATLLRALPPVHHEAYLAALASTAALLALVVARSTRRAAGPVVAPAATPGTAGGRRRPGAVTLLAAAAGLAVLLPWLWVGALGGLLETVLAGLAAAAFGVLAGVLLGPAFWAGLVPGTAVRPARLVLVGGLVAGVTLALLAAGAGQSGAQLPGLVLLPPLGFVLGALEVAARHAGRPAGPAPVRWLVALALAGPLALTDPEEITLLLATSRDVPFWVAVGTGVAFAVAVLLAVGYGVLLARPRARAPRRGVAGLTAGALLAAVAVVYLVPGQPGLYGERLLVVLREQADLGGLPAGAPGRAGRDARAAEVYRRLVATADRTQGELRRTLTRLRLHPTPYYLVNAIETDGGPAVRAWLSGRPEVARVLVDQRPRPLPAAAPPARGDTPTPTGPTWNVSLIGADRVWSELGVTGAGVVVGSSDSGVDGRHPALAGGFRGGDDSWYDPWEHRRAPADRGGHGTHTLGSAVGRDGIGVAPGASWVGCVNLDRNLGSPARYLDCLQFMLAPFPPGGNPLTDGRPQRAPDVLTNSWGCPPLEGCDPGALRPATAALAAAGILVVAAAGNTGPSCGSIADPPAPYPDVLTVGAVDRSRQLTEFSSRGPAGTAAKPDLVAPGAAVPSAFPGGGYATLDGTSMATPQVAGVVALMWSANPALVGDLDRTRRILTETATPATVPAGATCGATRDLVGAGLVDAYAAVRAARAG; encoded by the coding sequence ATGACCATGCTGACCGGCCCGCCCGCTGCTCCCGTACCCCAGCCGCCGCGCGAGACCGGGCCGTGGCCGGTCGTCGCGGCGGTGGCGACCGGCGTCTGGGCGGTGCTGGTCACCGTGCCCGGCCAGGTCACCGGCTGGCTGGTCGACCAGGTGGTGCTGGTGACCGGGGTGGACCGGGTGGTGGCGGGCTGGCCGCTCGTCGCCGTGGTCACGGCGCTGCTGGTGGGCGGGCCGGCGCTGGCGTTGGCGCTGCTGCCGCGGTCCCCGGCGGTGCGGGCGGCCGGGCGGGCGTGGACCGGCGGCGCGGTGGCGCTCGGCGCGGCGACGCTGCTGCGGGCGCTGCCGCCGGTGCACCACGAGGCCTATCTGGCCGCGCTGGCGTCGACCGCCGCGCTGCTCGCGCTCGTCGTGGCCCGCTCGACCCGCCGTGCGGCCGGCCCGGTGGTCGCGCCGGCCGCGACGCCGGGGACGGCCGGCGGCCGGCGGCGGCCCGGCGCGGTGACGCTGCTGGCGGCTGCCGCCGGGCTGGCGGTCCTGCTGCCCTGGCTCTGGGTGGGCGCGCTGGGCGGGCTGCTGGAGACGGTGCTCGCCGGGCTGGCCGCCGCCGCGTTCGGGGTGCTGGCCGGGGTGCTGCTCGGACCCGCGTTCTGGGCCGGCCTCGTGCCCGGCACGGCGGTCCGGCCGGCCCGGCTGGTGCTGGTCGGCGGCCTGGTCGCGGGCGTCACGCTGGCGCTGCTGGCGGCCGGCGCCGGGCAGTCGGGTGCGCAGTTGCCGGGCCTGGTCCTGCTGCCGCCGCTCGGTTTCGTGCTGGGCGCGCTGGAGGTGGCGGCGCGGCACGCCGGCCGTCCGGCCGGGCCGGCGCCGGTGCGCTGGCTGGTCGCCCTGGCGCTGGCCGGACCGCTGGCGCTGACCGACCCGGAGGAGATCACGCTGCTGCTGGCCACCAGCCGCGACGTGCCGTTCTGGGTCGCGGTCGGCACCGGCGTCGCGTTCGCCGTCGCGGTCCTGCTGGCCGTCGGGTACGGCGTGCTGCTCGCCCGCCCCCGCGCCCGCGCGCCCCGCCGGGGCGTCGCCGGGCTGACCGCCGGGGCGCTGCTCGCCGCCGTGGCGGTGGTCTACCTGGTCCCCGGCCAGCCGGGCCTGTACGGCGAGCGGCTGCTGGTGGTGCTGCGCGAGCAGGCCGACCTGGGCGGCCTGCCGGCCGGCGCACCGGGCCGGGCGGGACGGGACGCACGGGCCGCCGAGGTCTACCGGCGGTTGGTCGCCACCGCCGACCGGACGCAGGGCGAGCTGCGCCGCACGCTGACCCGGCTGCGCCTGCACCCGACGCCCTACTACCTGGTCAACGCGATCGAAACGGACGGCGGCCCGGCGGTGCGGGCGTGGCTGTCCGGCCGCCCCGAGGTGGCCCGGGTGCTCGTCGACCAGCGGCCGCGTCCGCTGCCCGCGGCGGCGCCGCCGGCCCGCGGCGACACCCCGACGCCGACCGGGCCGACCTGGAACGTGTCGCTGATCGGCGCGGACCGGGTCTGGTCGGAGCTGGGCGTGACCGGAGCCGGCGTGGTGGTGGGCAGCTCGGACTCGGGCGTGGACGGGCGGCACCCGGCGCTGGCCGGCGGCTTCCGGGGCGGCGACGACTCCTGGTACGACCCGTGGGAGCACCGCCGCGCGCCGGCCGACCGGGGCGGCCACGGCACCCACACGCTGGGTAGCGCGGTGGGGCGGGACGGGATCGGGGTGGCCCCCGGCGCGAGCTGGGTCGGCTGCGTCAACCTGGACCGCAACCTCGGCAGCCCGGCCCGCTACCTGGACTGTCTCCAGTTCATGCTGGCCCCGTTCCCGCCGGGCGGGAACCCGCTGACCGACGGCCGGCCGCAACGCGCGCCGGACGTGCTGACCAACTCGTGGGGCTGCCCGCCGCTTGAGGGCTGCGACCCGGGGGCGCTGCGCCCGGCGACCGCCGCGCTGGCCGCCGCCGGCATCCTGGTGGTGGCCGCCGCCGGCAACACCGGCCCGTCGTGCGGCTCGATCGCCGACCCGCCGGCGCCGTACCCGGACGTGCTCACGGTCGGCGCGGTGGACCGGTCCCGCCAGCTCACCGAGTTCTCCAGCCGGGGTCCGGCCGGGACGGCCGCGAAGCCCGACCTGGTGGCCCCGGGCGCGGCGGTGCCGTCCGCGTTCCCCGGCGGCGGGTACGCCACCCTGGACGGCACCTCGATGGCCACCCCGCAGGTGGCGGGCGTGGTGGCGCTGATGTGGTCGGCGAACCCGGCGCTGGTCGGCGACCTGGACCGGACCCGGCGGATCCTCACCGAGACCGCCACCCCGGCCACCGTCCCGGCCGGCGCGACCTGCGGCGCCACCCGGGACCTGGTCGGCGCCGGCCTGGTCGACGCGTACGCGGCGGTGCGGGCGGCCCGCGCCGGTTAA
- a CDS encoding glycerol-3-phosphate dehydrogenase/oxidase produces the protein MSRSAAGQLSAERRADDLRRLRAERFDVLIIGGGVTGAGAALDAASRGLKVALVEARDYAAGTSSRSSKLIHGGLRYLEQLEFHLVHEALTERGLLATRLAPHLVRPVPILVPLPAEGGVRDLPRRFLRRSYYGLGVAAYDVFAGVFGGGRGMPLHRHLTREGARRIFPSLRPDTLAGAIRYYDGQVDDARLVVTLARTAASLGATVVNSARAVGLIRQAREVTGVRVRDLEAPAGSPDAEFEVRARTVIAATGVWSDDMSRMLNDVGLRPGLRVRASKGVHLVVPRSAIVGETGLILRTATSVLFVIPWGGHWIIGTTDTDWQLDRSHPAATARDIDYLLEQVNTVLDRPLTTADIEGVYAGLRPLLSGEADSTSKLSREHAVVEPMLGLLLVAGGKYTTYRVMAADVVDHAAHRLGRARPSRTADLPLLGADGYAAMWRDRADLARRHGVPVGVVEHLLERYGNLTLDLLALIEADPLLGSPLAGAPEYLAAEVTYAARAEGALHVEDVLTRRTRISIETSHRGLESAEHAAELMGAVLGWDAATRAREVAHYRARVEAERESQLMPDDIAADAARLGAPDVRGFAADRNTGLPTSPR, from the coding sequence ATGTCCCGATCCGCGGCCGGCCAGCTCTCCGCCGAGCGTCGCGCCGACGACCTGCGCCGGCTGCGCGCCGAACGGTTCGACGTGCTGATCATCGGGGGTGGGGTGACCGGCGCGGGCGCCGCGCTCGACGCCGCCTCCCGAGGGCTGAAGGTCGCCCTGGTCGAGGCGCGCGACTACGCCGCCGGCACGTCGAGCCGGTCCAGCAAGCTGATCCACGGCGGCCTGCGCTACCTGGAACAGTTGGAGTTCCACCTGGTCCACGAGGCGTTGACCGAACGCGGGCTGCTCGCCACCCGGCTCGCCCCGCACCTGGTCCGCCCGGTGCCGATCCTGGTGCCGCTGCCGGCCGAGGGCGGCGTACGCGACCTGCCCCGGCGGTTCCTCCGCCGCTCCTACTACGGCCTCGGCGTGGCCGCGTACGACGTGTTCGCCGGGGTGTTCGGCGGCGGGCGCGGCATGCCGCTGCACCGGCACCTGACCCGCGAGGGCGCGCGCCGGATCTTCCCGAGCCTCCGGCCGGACACGCTGGCCGGCGCGATCCGCTACTACGACGGCCAGGTCGACGACGCGCGCCTGGTGGTGACGCTGGCCCGCACCGCGGCCAGCCTCGGCGCGACCGTGGTCAACAGCGCCCGGGCGGTCGGCCTGATCCGCCAGGCCCGCGAGGTGACCGGCGTCCGGGTGCGTGACCTGGAGGCGCCGGCCGGCTCGCCGGACGCCGAGTTCGAGGTCCGCGCCCGCACCGTGATCGCCGCGACCGGCGTGTGGAGCGACGACATGTCGCGCATGCTCAACGACGTCGGGCTGCGCCCCGGCCTGCGCGTGCGGGCCTCGAAGGGCGTGCACCTCGTGGTGCCCCGGTCGGCGATCGTCGGCGAGACCGGCCTGATCCTGCGCACCGCGACGAGCGTCCTCTTCGTCATCCCGTGGGGCGGGCACTGGATCATCGGGACCACCGACACCGACTGGCAGCTCGACCGGTCCCACCCGGCCGCCACCGCGCGCGACATCGACTACCTGCTGGAGCAGGTCAACACCGTGCTGGACCGGCCGTTGACCACCGCCGACATCGAGGGCGTCTACGCCGGGCTGCGCCCGCTGCTGTCCGGCGAGGCGGACTCCACCTCCAAGCTGTCCCGCGAGCACGCCGTGGTCGAGCCGATGCTCGGCCTGCTGCTGGTGGCCGGCGGGAAATACACCACCTACCGGGTGATGGCCGCCGACGTGGTCGACCACGCGGCGCACCGGCTCGGCCGGGCCCGCCCGTCGCGCACCGCCGACCTGCCGCTGCTCGGCGCCGACGGGTACGCCGCGATGTGGCGGGACCGGGCCGACCTGGCCCGCCGGCACGGGGTGCCGGTCGGGGTGGTCGAGCACCTGCTGGAGCGCTACGGCAACCTCACCCTCGACCTGCTCGCCCTGATCGAGGCCGACCCGCTGCTCGGCTCGCCGCTGGCCGGCGCGCCGGAATACCTCGCCGCCGAGGTGACGTACGCGGCCCGGGCCGAGGGCGCGTTGCACGTGGAGGACGTGCTCACCCGGCGTACCCGGATCTCCATCGAGACCAGCCACCGCGGCCTGGAGTCGGCGGAGCACGCCGCGGAGCTGATGGGCGCGGTGCTCGGCTGGGACGCGGCGACCCGGGCCCGGGAGGTGGCCCACTACCGGGCGCGGGTCGAGGCCGAGCGGGAGTCGCAGCTCATGCCGGACGACATCGCCGCCGACGCGGCGCGGCTCGGCGCGCCCGACGTGCGCGGCTTCGCGGCCGACCGGAACACCGGACTGCCCACCTCGCCGCGCTGA
- a CDS encoding FAD-binding oxidoreductase — MAAHPLLDDLRSTLGESAVLTDPDLLAGHERDEADLCASGTPLVVVRPRDTAQVVAAVRAAGRHGVPVVPQGARTGLAGAANAVAGAMVLSTVAMDRIVEVDPVGRIAVVQPGVVNAALAQAVRARGLWYPPDPGSWESSTIGGNVATNAGGMCCVKYGVTSEYVLGLEVVLASGEVLRTGRRTAKGVAGYDLTRLFVGSEGTLGVITEVTVALRPAPEASLTLVAVFPTTAAAGGAVAGIAERGLTPSLLELLDRTHLRAIEAYRPMGLRTDAQALLLAAVDTGDRAADDLARIAEVCGAAGADEVWTATDVTEAAALLQARRLAHPAMERFAAETFPGGNGGLVIDDVAVPRGRLAELLDGVARIAEACDVPIGVVGHAGDGNMHPNIVVDRADPASLDRGRRAFDEIMRLGLELGGTCTGEHGVGLLKRDWLAREIGPVGVRVHQAIKAALDPAGLLNPGKVI; from the coding sequence ATGGCCGCCCATCCCCTCCTCGACGACCTGCGGTCCACGCTCGGCGAGTCCGCCGTGCTGACCGACCCGGACCTGCTGGCCGGTCACGAGCGCGACGAGGCGGACCTGTGCGCCTCGGGCACCCCGCTGGTGGTGGTCCGTCCCCGCGACACCGCCCAGGTGGTGGCCGCCGTGCGCGCGGCCGGGCGGCACGGGGTGCCGGTGGTGCCGCAGGGGGCGCGGACCGGGCTGGCCGGCGCGGCGAACGCGGTGGCCGGCGCGATGGTGCTGAGCACGGTGGCGATGGACCGGATCGTGGAGGTCGACCCGGTCGGCCGGATCGCCGTGGTGCAGCCCGGCGTGGTCAATGCGGCGCTGGCGCAGGCGGTGCGGGCGCGCGGGCTCTGGTATCCGCCGGACCCCGGCTCCTGGGAGTCGTCCACGATCGGCGGCAACGTGGCCACCAACGCCGGCGGCATGTGCTGCGTCAAGTACGGCGTGACGAGCGAGTACGTGCTCGGCCTGGAGGTGGTGCTCGCCTCCGGCGAGGTGCTGCGCACCGGCCGGCGCACCGCCAAGGGCGTCGCCGGGTACGACCTGACCCGGCTCTTCGTCGGCTCCGAGGGCACGCTCGGCGTGATCACCGAGGTGACCGTGGCGCTGCGTCCCGCGCCCGAGGCGTCGCTGACCCTGGTCGCGGTCTTCCCCACCACGGCGGCGGCCGGCGGCGCGGTGGCCGGGATCGCCGAGCGGGGCCTCACCCCGAGCCTGCTGGAGCTGCTGGACCGCACGCACCTGCGGGCGATCGAGGCGTACCGGCCGATGGGGTTGCGCACCGACGCGCAGGCGCTGCTGCTGGCCGCCGTGGACACCGGCGACCGGGCCGCCGACGACCTGGCCCGCATCGCCGAGGTGTGCGGCGCGGCCGGGGCCGACGAGGTCTGGACCGCCACCGACGTCACCGAGGCGGCAGCGCTGCTCCAGGCCCGGCGGCTGGCCCACCCGGCGATGGAGCGGTTCGCCGCCGAGACCTTCCCCGGCGGCAACGGCGGCCTGGTCATCGACGACGTGGCGGTGCCGCGCGGCCGGCTCGCCGAACTGCTCGACGGGGTGGCCCGGATCGCCGAGGCGTGCGACGTGCCGATCGGCGTGGTCGGGCACGCCGGCGACGGCAACATGCACCCCAACATCGTCGTCGACCGGGCCGACCCGGCGAGCCTGGACCGGGGCCGGCGCGCCTTCGACGAGATCATGCGGCTCGGTCTGGAGTTGGGCGGCACCTGCACCGGGGAGCACGGCGTCGGGCTGCTCAAGCGGGACTGGCTGGCCCGGGAGATCGGCCCGGTGGGCGTCCGGGTGCACCAGGCGATCAAGGCCGCGCTGGACCCGGCGGGGTTGCTCAACCCCGGCAAGGTGATCTGA
- a CDS encoding DUF4031 domain-containing protein, with product MLYLDPPAVPWRGRLWSHLISDVSYAELHVFAEMLGVPRRGFDRDHYDLPAERFPVAVWLGATVVPPREIVRRLHTAGMRRPKRRGSGEAVQLPGQVGAGAVLPAGVRLG from the coding sequence ATGCTCTACCTGGACCCGCCCGCGGTGCCCTGGCGCGGCCGGCTCTGGTCGCACCTGATCAGCGACGTCTCGTACGCGGAGCTGCACGTCTTCGCCGAGATGCTCGGCGTGCCCCGGCGCGGCTTCGACCGGGACCACTACGACCTGCCCGCCGAGCGGTTCCCGGTGGCGGTCTGGCTGGGCGCCACGGTGGTCCCGCCCCGGGAGATCGTCCGCCGGCTGCACACCGCCGGCATGCGCCGCCCGAAGCGCCGAGGTTCAGGTGAGGCCGTCCAGCTCCCGGGTCAGGTTGGCGCGGGCGCGGTCCTCCCAGCGGGCGTGCGGCTCGGCTAG
- a CDS encoding metal-dependent phosphohydrolase, whose translation MDELTARWERAARAAGATDPDGVRRAGDRLLAGWREPHRRHHTVDHLRAVLDVVDAYVGWARRPDLVRLAAWGHDAVYDPRAGGDANERASADLTGALLTAAGLPAAPVDEVRRLVLLTAGHAIGPDDPDGALLCDADLAVLAAEPADYDRYAVAIRREYAHVPEPDFRAGRAAVLRHLLDLPALYRLAEPHARWEDRARANLTRELDGLT comes from the coding sequence ATGGACGAGCTGACGGCGCGGTGGGAGCGGGCGGCGCGGGCGGCCGGCGCGACCGACCCGGACGGCGTACGGCGGGCCGGGGACCGGCTGCTGGCCGGGTGGCGGGAGCCGCACCGGCGCCACCACACCGTGGACCACCTGCGGGCGGTGCTCGACGTGGTCGACGCGTACGTCGGTTGGGCCCGCCGCCCCGACCTGGTCCGGCTCGCGGCGTGGGGCCACGACGCGGTCTACGACCCGCGCGCCGGCGGCGACGCCAACGAGCGGGCCAGCGCCGACCTGACCGGGGCGCTGCTCACCGCCGCCGGGCTGCCGGCCGCGCCGGTCGACGAGGTACGCCGGCTGGTGCTGCTCACCGCCGGCCACGCCATCGGGCCGGACGACCCGGACGGCGCGCTGCTCTGCGACGCCGACCTGGCCGTGCTGGCGGCCGAGCCGGCCGACTACGACCGCTACGCCGTCGCGATCCGCCGGGAGTACGCCCACGTTCCCGAGCCGGACTTCCGCGCCGGACGGGCCGCCGTGCTGCGGCACCTGCTCGACCTGCCGGCGCTCTACCGGCTAGCCGAGCCGCACGCCCGCTGGGAGGACCGCGCCCGCGCCAACCTGACCCGGGAGCTGGACGGCCTCACCTGA
- a CDS encoding FUSC family protein: MARDRRPPLLRRMTSREGLADLDGPRIAAAVDELRDKGKATLHDRLHRVRTAFGLALQAGLAAGLAYLVSHRLLHNPQPVFAPISAVGTLAASVGQRFRRTVELIIGVAVGVLVGDVLIYFLGTGAWQLALVVTSAILLTIFAGASVAIVIQAAATAVLIVTLSPSTQNLEFPRFVDAFLGGSIALIVTALLLPLNPLRVINRAARPALDLLAEQLDACAEALRNRDRGAAQRALFRLRENKEELAALSEAIEGAKETITISPARWHRRSELTHYAEAAEPIDRAMRNSGTLIRRSVTMIEDEEEIPEPMPDAIAHLAESVRLLRHEFAAGEEPQQARERTLRAVSEASRAYAEGVGFSGSVVIAQVRTAASDLMVASGIEQEEANRLVRQAFHGNDQQTDEAPQAPTAPPVG, translated from the coding sequence ATGGCCCGGGACCGACGACCGCCGCTCCTGCGGCGGATGACCTCGCGCGAGGGGCTGGCCGACCTGGACGGGCCGCGGATCGCCGCCGCCGTGGACGAGCTGCGCGACAAGGGCAAGGCCACCCTGCACGACCGGCTGCACCGGGTCCGCACCGCGTTCGGGCTGGCGTTGCAGGCCGGGCTCGCGGCCGGCCTGGCCTACCTGGTCTCGCACCGGCTGCTGCACAACCCGCAGCCGGTCTTCGCGCCGATCTCCGCGGTGGGCACGCTGGCCGCGTCGGTCGGGCAACGATTCCGGCGCACCGTCGAGCTGATCATCGGGGTGGCGGTCGGCGTCCTGGTCGGCGACGTGCTGATCTACTTCCTCGGCACCGGCGCCTGGCAGCTCGCGCTGGTGGTGACCTCGGCGATCCTGCTGACCATCTTCGCCGGGGCGAGCGTCGCCATCGTGATCCAGGCGGCGGCCACCGCGGTGCTGATCGTGACGCTCAGCCCGTCCACCCAGAACCTGGAGTTCCCGCGCTTCGTCGACGCGTTCCTCGGCGGCAGCATCGCGTTGATCGTCACCGCCCTGTTGCTGCCGCTCAACCCGCTACGGGTGATCAACCGGGCCGCCCGGCCGGCGCTGGACCTGCTCGCCGAACAGCTCGACGCCTGCGCCGAGGCGCTGCGCAACCGGGACCGGGGCGCGGCCCAGCGGGCGCTGTTCCGGCTCCGGGAGAACAAGGAGGAGCTGGCCGCGCTCAGCGAGGCGATCGAGGGCGCCAAGGAGACCATCACCATCTCGCCGGCCCGCTGGCACCGGCGCAGCGAGCTGACCCACTACGCGGAGGCGGCCGAGCCGATCGACCGGGCGATGCGCAACAGCGGCACGCTGATCCGCCGCTCGGTCACCATGATCGAGGACGAGGAGGAGATCCCCGAGCCGATGCCGGACGCGATCGCCCACCTCGCCGAGTCGGTACGCCTGCTCCGGCACGAGTTCGCCGCCGGGGAGGAGCCGCAGCAGGCCCGCGAACGGACGTTGCGCGCGGTCAGCGAGGCCAGCCGGGCGTACGCCGAGGGGGTGGGCTTCTCCGGCAGCGTGGTGATCGCGCAGGTGCGGACCGCCGCCAGCGACCTGATGGTGGCCTCCGGCATCGAGCAGGAGGAGGCGAACCGCCTGGTCCGCCAGGCGTTCCACGGCAACGACCAGCAGACCGACGAGGCGCCCCAAGCGCCCACCGCCCCGCCGGTCGGCTGA